In one window of Bacillota bacterium DNA:
- the galU gene encoding UTP--glucose-1-phosphate uridylyltransferase GalU, whose protein sequence is MTKIKKAVIPAAGLGTRFLPATKAMPKEMLPIVDKPTIQFVVEEAVEAGIEDILIITGRNKRAIEDHFDYNIELEMFLGQKGKDREVSEIKSISEMANIFYIRQKEPLGLGHAVLCARKFIGNDPFAVLLGDDIVYSEKPVIGQMAEIYSDKGQTILGCQQVGWENVHKYGVVDSGGEIGNIVRVRQLTEKPQREDAVSDLAVLGRYIIDPEIFDILEKTIPGSGGEIQLTDALNNLALKSTVWAYTFKGRRYDVGDRLGYLEAIVEYALRREDLAPALRAYLIELLK, encoded by the coding sequence ATTACAAAAATAAAAAAAGCGGTCATTCCTGCCGCCGGCCTGGGAACCAGGTTTTTACCGGCAACCAAGGCGATGCCCAAGGAGATGCTGCCCATTGTTGATAAACCGACCATCCAGTTCGTTGTTGAAGAAGCAGTAGAGGCAGGCATCGAAGATATTTTGATCATTACCGGTCGAAATAAAAGGGCAATTGAAGATCATTTTGACTATAATATCGAGCTCGAAATGTTTCTCGGACAAAAAGGCAAAGACCGTGAAGTATCAGAAATAAAATCTATCAGTGAGATGGCTAATATATTTTATATACGTCAAAAAGAACCTTTGGGCTTAGGACATGCAGTTCTCTGTGCCAGAAAATTTATCGGCAACGATCCATTTGCAGTTCTATTAGGCGATGATATTGTATATTCCGAGAAGCCTGTGATCGGTCAAATGGCAGAGATATACTCAGATAAAGGGCAAACCATTTTAGGTTGCCAGCAAGTTGGATGGGAAAATGTTCATAAATACGGTGTAGTTGATTCCGGCGGTGAAATCGGAAATATAGTCAGAGTCAGGCAGCTTACAGAAAAACCGCAGAGGGAAGATGCAGTATCAGATCTTGCAGTTTTAGGCCGCTATATCATTGATCCAGAGATTTTTGATATATTGGAAAAAACGATCCCCGGTTCCGGTGGAGAGATTCAATTAACCGATGCATTAAATAACCTGGCTTTGAAATCAACGGTATGGGCTTATACCTTTAAAGGCAGGCGCTATGATGTGGGCGACAGGCTTGGCTACCTGGAAGCAATTGTCGAATATGCATTGAGGAGAGAAGATTTGGCTCCCGCGCTGAGAGCATATCTTATAGAACTTTTGAAGTAA
- a CDS encoding NAD+ synthase, with amino-acid sequence MRIALAQLNPTIGALTVNTKKIAEQYEIAAKNDVGLVVFPELALSGYPPKDLLLYKSYIEKESKILTNHILPLTKYSGPAILIGASFRDSGKLFNAALFIREGEIKSAHLKSLLPNYDVFDEERYFTRAPDLQLEKLDDLPTAIVICEDMWNDHDFFQNPIYNTDPLEQLFQQGARLMINLSSSPYHLGKHKLREELISFLAKKYNAGIIYLNQVGGNDELIFDGSSLAFNNRGELLYRAKSFSEELFYVETDDLFKKTFKNPIPVCENMETVRRALCLGLKDYVHKTGFEKVVLGLSGGVDSAVVAVLAAEALGPDNVLGIMMPSPYSSSHSVEDAVALAENLGIQYRIVEIEKPFNTYLELLNDGQRAFFDLAEENLQARIRGNIVMHVSNREGYLALATGNKSELAVGYCTLYGDMSGGLAVIADLPKMMVYELANYLNSRQSSEIIPDRTIRKAPSAELRPNQKDEDSLPPYHILDPILQLYIEENFAISEIIAKGFEKETVERVIYMVDRAEFKRRQAAPGLRITTRAFGSGRRMPIARSYDY; translated from the coding sequence ATGCGCATTGCCCTGGCTCAGTTAAACCCCACGATCGGAGCACTGACCGTCAATACAAAGAAAATTGCCGAACAGTATGAGATTGCTGCAAAAAATGATGTTGGTCTGGTCGTCTTTCCAGAACTAGCCCTGAGCGGCTATCCTCCAAAAGATTTGCTTCTGTATAAAAGTTACATTGAAAAAGAAAGCAAAATCCTCACAAATCACATACTACCGCTCACCAAATATTCAGGACCGGCAATTTTGATTGGCGCTTCTTTCAGAGATTCCGGAAAGCTGTTTAATGCTGCCTTGTTTATCAGAGAAGGGGAAATAAAATCAGCCCACTTGAAAAGTTTACTGCCCAATTATGATGTATTTGATGAAGAAAGGTATTTTACCAGGGCACCGGATCTGCAATTGGAAAAGTTGGATGATCTGCCGACAGCAATCGTAATCTGTGAAGATATGTGGAATGATCACGACTTTTTCCAAAACCCAATCTACAATACTGATCCTCTTGAACAACTTTTCCAACAAGGAGCCCGCCTGATGATAAACCTGTCATCATCGCCATACCATCTTGGCAAGCATAAACTTCGTGAAGAACTGATCTCTTTTTTGGCTAAAAAATATAATGCCGGTATTATTTACCTTAACCAGGTGGGTGGAAATGATGAACTTATATTTGATGGCTCGAGCCTGGCATTTAATAACCGGGGAGAATTACTTTATCGCGCTAAGAGTTTTTCGGAAGAGCTTTTCTATGTAGAAACCGACGATCTCTTTAAAAAAACATTTAAAAACCCAATACCTGTATGTGAAAACATGGAAACAGTCAGACGGGCTTTGTGCCTCGGGCTTAAGGATTATGTGCATAAAACCGGATTTGAAAAAGTAGTTCTTGGTTTAAGCGGTGGAGTTGACTCAGCAGTAGTTGCTGTTCTGGCTGCTGAAGCCCTTGGACCTGATAATGTTTTGGGCATTATGATGCCTTCTCCGTATTCGTCCAGCCACAGCGTGGAAGATGCAGTCGCACTTGCTGAAAACCTTGGGATACAGTACAGAATAGTTGAAATAGAAAAGCCTTTCAACACTTATCTTGAATTATTAAACGACGGGCAGAGGGCATTTTTCGACCTGGCTGAAGAAAACCTGCAGGCCAGAATCAGGGGAAATATCGTCATGCATGTTTCAAACCGGGAAGGCTACCTGGCACTTGCAACGGGTAACAAATCAGAACTCGCTGTGGGATATTGCACACTATATGGAGATATGTCAGGAGGACTTGCTGTAATAGCGGATCTCCCAAAAATGATGGTATATGAACTGGCCAACTACCTGAACAGCAGGCAATCCTCTGAAATAATCCCTGATAGAACTATAAGAAAAGCACCCTCTGCGGAACTAAGGCCTAATCAAAAAGATGAAGACTCTCTTCCTCCATATCATATCCTTGACCCTATTCTTCAATTGTATATTGAAGAAAACTTTGCCATTTCAGAAATAATAGCAAAAGGGTTTGAAAAAGAAACAGTTGAACGAGTTATTTATATGGTTGACCGGGCAGAATTTAAAAGGAGACAGGCCGCCCCGGGCTTACGTATCACCACCCGTGCATTTGGTTCCGGACGTAGAATGCCTATAGCCCGCAGTTATGATTACTAA